A single window of Streptomyces aquilus DNA harbors:
- the phoU gene encoding phosphate signaling complex protein PhoU: MRDAYHEELDSIGDGLVEMARLVGSAIGRATTAILDSDLKLAESVIEADQKVDDLQHDLEARAIALLARQQPVATDLRIVVTSLRMSADLERSGDLAQHVAKLARLRFPERAIPHDLHATILEMGQLAQRLMAKAAEVIITKDVDLALQLEQDDDEMDLLHRTLFQHLLDDKWKHGIETAVDVTLLGRYYERFADHAVSVAKRVVYLVTGEHADELTADIQPVTGVEGA, encoded by the coding sequence ATGCGGGACGCGTACCACGAGGAACTGGACTCGATCGGCGACGGTCTGGTGGAGATGGCCCGGCTGGTGGGGTCGGCGATCGGGCGCGCCACGACGGCCATCCTCGACTCCGACCTGAAGCTGGCCGAGAGCGTGATCGAGGCCGACCAGAAGGTGGACGACCTCCAGCACGACCTGGAGGCACGGGCCATAGCCCTGCTGGCGCGGCAGCAGCCGGTGGCGACGGATCTGCGGATCGTCGTCACGTCGCTGCGGATGTCGGCGGACCTGGAGCGCTCGGGCGACCTGGCCCAGCACGTCGCGAAGCTCGCCCGCCTGCGCTTCCCCGAGCGCGCGATCCCCCACGACCTGCACGCGACCATCCTGGAGATGGGCCAGCTCGCGCAGCGCCTGATGGCCAAGGCGGCGGAGGTCATCATCACCAAGGACGTCGACCTGGCGCTCCAGCTGGAGCAGGACGACGACGAGATGGACCTGCTGCACCGCACGCTCTTCCAGCACCTGCTGGACGACAAGTGGAAGCACGGCATCGAGACGGCCGTCGACGTGACCCTGCTGGGCCGCTACTACGAGCGGTTCGCCGACCACGCGGTGTCGGTGGCGAAGCGGGTGGTGTACCTGGTGACGGGCGAGCACGCGGACGAGCTGACGGCGGACATCCAGCCGGTGACCGGGGTGGAGGGGGCCTGA